The sequence tgcaaacattttgcatttttggttgcatcaaatccagaaacattgtaataaaaagcgatcaaaaagttgcatatgcgcaatcaaggtaccgatagaaaaagcacatcatggcgcaaaaaaattacacctcaatcagccccatagaccaaaggataaaagcgttataagcatgggagcaattttaaggaatgttttcttatctgtagaaggttttatttttttaaaaaacatcaaacaatataaaagtcatgcaagtttcatatcattttaatcgtaccgacttgaggaacgtatATTACTTCTAATTTTTACATAGGACAAATGGCgtgaaaacgaaaaaaaaataagaaaaagaattgcaattttttttcaatttcactgcgcatatcttTTTTTTCTGGCTTCACAGCATAttatatgcaaaaattaagcctgtcattgcaaagtacaattagtgacacaaaaaatcaggtgggtttctaggtgaaaaaatgcaagtgttatggccttttaaacacaaggaggaaaaaacgaaaacgcaaaaacagaAATTGGCTCTGTTTTTAAGAGCGACTCTGGTACCGCCCCTTTCCAAATGCTTTTGGCACcgtcgatttaagagcgactttggtaccacttcctttaagagcggcattGGTACCACCCCTTCAAGAGTTGTTTTGGTACTgctcctttaaaagcaacttcggtaccaaccctttaagagctactttggtactagccctttaagagcgactctggtaccacccctttaacaactactttggtaccgcccctttaagaacgactttgctaccacccctttaagagctgccttggtaccgtccctttaaaagcaactttggtaccacccctttaagagcaaatttggttccagccctttaagagtgactttggtactgtccttataaaagcgactttggtaccacccctttgAGAGCGAATTTGGTACCActtctttaagagcggctttggtactgcacctttaagagcaaccttggtactATGCCTTAAACAGCGACTTCGATACTGTTAATTTTATGAGTGACTTTGACACTGGCACTTtatgagcaactttggtaccgtctctttaagaatgACTTTGGTGCCAACCTTCTAAGAGAGACTTTGGtgtcatccctttaagagcaaccttgttGCTGACCCTTTAACAGCTAATTCGGTaacggccctttaagagtgacttcaaTTCTGACTTCTcaacactgacatccacagcagccttataatggtaaaaaaTTACGTCTCATATAGCCGCATAGACCAAAACATAAAAGCCTCATAAGGACGGTAATAGAGTAATTTTATacacatttagttattttttttaaaaggttttttttttcttaaagcagTAACATAACACTAAAGTTATTTAAGTTGTAATTgctctgacttgaggaacatagataacaggtCAGGTTTACCACAGGACGAATGGCGAAAAGATGAAACCCACCTAAAAATTTAAacaagcttttttcttttttacagcgCATGTCATTTTTGTCGTTTTCgcagaatattttatggaaaaataattgcAAATTACGATTGGTATCTGAAAAAATAAGACTCCAtatgtctgtaggtgaaaaaatacaagtgctatggacttttatacacaaggaggaaaaaacagaagtacaaaaaaaaaaatttgcccgatccttaaggggttaaaggacgactccagcgaaaatcatttATCCAGCAATTATAACACATTACAGagtttataactttataatgtgttttggttaggtatctgcccctcttccctattctccCCCTCGACCACAGGTCGCCATTTTGTGTTGATGTTGCCATCAAATGTATTCAAAGGGGAGGCTGCCTAACTTCCGTCCCTTAGATAGACCCGCCCCTTTCTACTATGTCGCCAGATGACTCCActtactcagctctgattggctgatcaagctgtaagccatctgctGCTCTCCAGCCAAGAGCGGGAGCTTGTAAGGGGAGCCGGATAATGATGCACTGGGAGCCGAATGGCATCATGGGAGCCGAACCTGAACTCAGGAGTGAGGGTAAGTAGTGCACAGATGGtaagtgctattttttttttctttaagataagactaaaaggaaaaaaaaatccggcctcctccaccccttaatagccggccatctctcacctctttccccagacccatgacagcattgtcattgacccagggaaatccaatcaccggtatatattcctgtactatacacagagtaTAAGTCTGTATATAGTACCAGAAGGATGGAATTATTAGAGGCATGGAATAAAAAACACTAAATCAGTTTATTTCtctctcatccagcacagcactaGGAGCTGGTGCGGTCATGGATGGGAGGAAATCTGGTCACCGGTGTAACAAATGTCCTACATGCCTCATACAGCGCAGATCTTATAGCGCCTCCACCTACCTGTGGTGGTGCCAGCCTACTGGCTTGTTGTGCAGGGGTCCGTCCATGTTCTTCTTCCtgtttccttccttcctgcctGCAGGTGTCGGTGTCCTTGGTGATGCTGAAGACATCTGATGGTGCTTGGGGGTCCACTCTTCATGGTCTTCAGGCTTTGGATCCTCTTCTGCCAGGTGTTCAGGGTGTCCGCTCGCTCCGATGACGTTGGAGTTTGTGTTCAGCCAAAGATCTTCGAGGTGACGAAGGAAAATCCTCGGAATTCGGCCTGGTCCTTGGGTGACAAGCGCTTCTTCTTGACCTCGTCTGCCTCCATGGTGGAAAGACGGAACTTCTCCCTCTTCTTGGCCTTCTTGGTCTTTCGCTGAGGCTTCTTAGATGGTTTACTTACCTCAGGGTTGTTTGGTGGGGTCATCCCGAGGGCTTCCACCGAGACCCAATCGATGCACTGGAAAAACGGATGTTCTCTGATGTTCTGGGCGACTCCCAAGCGCTGAGCAGGATCTCTCTGGAGGAGCTGGAAGGAGAAAAGCTGGGTGTGAATCTCTGGGAAGCTGTAAGTGACAAATCTACCATGTTATACTAAAACTTTTTTTGGTATAATAATTGCCGATTTCTGATAATAACGACCGCatgtaatgttcatgaacattatatgCCGCCATCACTATACAATAACAGCAGTTATTCTGcccaaaaagacattgtgggaacatagccgtaacATGTACGATATACGTAACCTATAATAGTAAGACACTGACCTGTATGATGAAGTCTTCGGCGCCGGAGCTGGTGTCATCGAAGAGCGCTGGGTGGTATTCGCGTCGTCCGGTGACCATTTTGTTCATGATGACACCAAAGGAAAACCAGTCTGCTCCGGCACCATATCCCTCCTCCGCCAGCATCTCAGGAGCCATGTAGCCTTTGGTCCCAGCGCATTCGGTGGCTTTTCGGTCTCCGAAGATGTTCTCAAGGGCAAGGCCGAAATCCGTTATCTTCACATGCCCTGTTTCCGCCACCAGGATGTTCTCGGGCTTGAGGTCTCGGTGGATGACGCCTCTTGCGTGGAGATACTGGATGCCGCACACGAGCTCAGCGGCGTAGAATCTTGTGCTGGGGATGTTCAGCCGCCCGTTCGTCTTCAGGAATTGGTCGAAGTCCCCGCAGCTCACGTATTCCAGCCCAAGTAGAACAAGCATCTTGGTCTGGAATGCAAAATCTGCGTGGACCAGGAAGGGGCTCCCAGATGCCAGCTGTAGCACTCGGTTCTCCACCATCACATCCGCCTCCTCGATGTCTTCTAGCAGGAGTCGCTTCATGATGACCTTCACCGCGAATCGTTGGCTGGTGACGATGTCTTCTGCCAACACGACCTTCCCGTAATTTCCTTCGCCGAGCACATGGTGGAACTGTAGTCTCTGCCGGATGGTGCTAGAGATGGTGCTCGGGCTGCCGGATGGTCGGACACCGCTGGGACCTCctaaaagagagaaaaataaatgGGAGAGATTCTCACACTTGTAATATACATTATTCTCTATGACACCAATTTGTAAAGAGAAACTAAGAGCAAAATCTTATTCTTTTCTGGATATACTTATGAGAGTGTTTGGTGCATTGGGGACTGTACTTTACACCTCTTGAGTTTCTGGCAGGAGGATCAGTGCACCGAGAGGTAAAGCACCAACCCCACAGAGCCAGCCCTAAGCCGCATGGTATCATGGTAGCCAGCCCCCcagattatcagaccccagactggaTCCCAgtccatctgacacagtgctctctgctgccacctctgtccatgtcag is a genomic window of Dendropsophus ebraccatus isolate aDenEbr1 chromosome 4, aDenEbr1.pat, whole genome shotgun sequence containing:
- the LOC138789214 gene encoding protein kinase C delta type-like, whose translation is MHAARAAEMLSVTVARRQRELFTGPRQSANMEDQEEIVKRKAARKRRRLILDSSDGEKTSVTSQGRKRRRETLGSEKTPRCTVDSSDDEKTSLKSQRRRKRSSEKSNHGENRQKKEDMARKRRPILDSSDDEKTSLKSQRRRKRSSEKSNHGEARQEKKEDMAGKRQAKKRHILDSAVEEKKPPMKIQKKEEKQEDQAGSGGPSGVRPSGSPSTISSTIRQRLQFHHVLGEGNYGKVVLAEDIVTSQRFAVKVIMKRLLLEDIEEADVMVENRVLQLASGSPFLVHADFAFQTKMLVLLGLEYVSCGDFDQFLKTNGRLNIPSTRFYAAELVCGIQYLHARGVIHRDLKPENILVAETGHVKITDFGLALENIFGDRKATECAGTKGYMAPEMLAEEGYGAGADWFSFGVIMNKMVTGRREYHPALFDDTSSGAEDFIIQLLQRDPAQRLGVAQNIREHPFFQCIDWVSVEALGMTPPNNPEVSKPSKKPQRKTKKAKKREKFRLSTMEADEVKKKRLSPKDQAEFRGFSFVTSKIFG